TCTGATTTCTAAACTCTCTCAGAGTCATCCTGAAATATCGTCCTATCCTTTTACTACGAAATCTCCGAATCTTGGCGTGTTTATGGATGAAGAAGCTGGGGATGAAGAAACCCGCAAATCTTTTGTTATAGTCGATATACCGGGTATTATGGAAGGAGCTTCGGATGGTTACGGTCTAGGTTTGATTTTCTTAAAACATATTGAAAGAGCCAAAATTTTACTGCACTTAATAGAAATCGGCAAACCTGACGAAATTATAAATAAATTTAATATAGTAATCGGCGAAATAGATAAATTTAATAGCGATATACTGACAAAAAAACAGATTGTCGTTATAAACAAAATTGATACAATAAAAAATAAAAAGGAATACGCCGACATTAAAAATAAAGTATCCGCACATCTTAAATCTTCAGGCATTGAATTATTATTTATATCTGCAGCCGAAGGTTCAGGGATTGATGAATTAAAAGAAAAATTAAAATTATTAGTCGATTATTAAATAATCAAATTAAGCTTTAAATAAAAAATTTAAAATAATGACTGAAATTATTAATCAAAATAATGATTTCTTTAATTTAAAAAAAAGAATAGTAGTCAAAATAGGCACTCAGGTTTTAATAGACGACGACGGAAAGCTGTCGTCTGCATCATTTAGAAAAATTACTGAATTTGTTGACGCTCTGAGATTTAAAAAAAAAGAGGTTATTTTAGTTTCATCCGGCGCAATTGCTGCAGGAAGAAATGTTCTGAATATCGAAACATCCGCAAAATTTTTGACTATTCCCCAAAAACAGGCTCTGGCTTCTTGCGGGCAGTCTCTTCTTATGAAAACTTATTCATCCCATTTTAAAAAATACAATATAAAAACCGCTCAAATTCTTTTAACCAAAGACGACATATCGTCAAGAAAAAGATTTACCAACGCAAGAAATACTATCTATGAACTGTTAAAAAATAATGTCGTTCCGATTATTAACGAAAACGACACGATATCAACCGAGGAAATTAAATTTTCAGATAATGATTATCTATCCGCGCTTACGGCAAATCTTGCCTGCGCCGACCTTTTGATAATATTATCAAATGTTAACGGGGTATATGATAAAAATCCATATTTGAACAATTCTGCAAACCAGATAAAAATAATAGATAATATCAAAAACTTTATAGACGATTTTAAGGATAATTCTAAAAGCATTCATGGAACAGGCGGTATGAAATCAAAACTTGAGTCTGCTTATATTGCGTCAGAGGCAGGAATAGACACCATAATTGCCTCAGGAAAAGATAAAAAAGTCCTTAAATCTCTATCGGACGGCAAAATCACCGGAACATTTATTTTGTCTTCTTGCGAAGAAATCAGCAAAAAAAAACACTGGCTTATATTCGGTATGGAAAAAAACGGTCTGCTGGTCTGCGATCAGGGCGCTATAGAAGCTATTACAATTAACAATAAAAGTCTGCTTGCAAGCGGCATAATAGATGTCAAAGGAAATTTTAAAAAACATAACGGCATATACATCGCAAACGAACAAAATAAAATTGTCGCCGCCGGAATTTCTAATTTTGATGCCGAAGAAATAAAAAAGATTAAAGGCTTAAAGTCAAGCGAAATTCAAGTGATGCTGAACAGCATGCATGCAAACGGGATAGGAATAGCCGTTCATAAAAATAATATGGTGCTGCTTTAAAGTAAATTAATATAAAATCGGGAATAAATATTATGAAAGAACAAAATCTCAGTATAGAAATTATTGCAAAACAAACATACGAAGCAAGCAGTTTTATCGCAAATGCAAGCAGTTTAACAAAACTTAGCCTGCTAAACGATATTGGAAAATTACTTTTAGAAAACAAGGAATTTTTAATATCAGAAAATTCAAAAGATATACTGCACGCCAAACAAAACTCGCTAAAAGAATCTCTTGTAGACAGATTGACTATCAGTGAAAAAACTATAAATTCGATGATGGCATCCATAGAGGACGTTAAGAAAATAAAAGACCCCATAGGTGAAATAGAAAATATTTCCATAAGACCCAATGGTCTCATGGTCGGTAAAATGCGCATTCCGCTGGGGGTTATAGGAATAATTTACGAATCGAGACCCAATGTAACGCTTGATGCTTCTATACTCTGCCTGCTGTCAGGAAATGCCGCCGTCCTCAGGGGAGGTTCGGAAGCCATTAATTCTAATCTTGCTCTTATTTATATTATAAAAGAAGCTTTGAAAAAAAATGGGCTATCTGAAAATATTATATCTATGGTTCCTTATACCGACCGTTCTGCCGTGTTAGAACTCATATCGCAAAAAAAATATATTGACCTTGTGATACCGAGAGGCGGCGAAGGTTTAATTTCATTCGTAACAGAAAATTCAAAAATTCCCGTAGTAAAACATGACAAAGGTGTTTGCCATATATACATAGATGAAGCCTGCAATATCCAAAAAGCCGTTGAAATCGTTATTAACGCCAAAGTTCAGAGACCTTCCGTGTGTAATGCATTAGAAACTCTTCTTGTCCATGAAAAAATAGCGGATAAATTTATGCCTATTCTGCTGAAAGAATTAAGCGGCAGAAACGTAGAAACAAGATTAGATAATGAGCTTCTGCATATATTTAAAAATCAGTTTAACTTCATTGCCGCCGCTTCTGCTAATGATTGGAGCGAAGAATATTTAGACCTTATTTTATCAATAAAATCTGTAAAAAACATTGACTCTGCCATAGAGCATATAAAAAAATACGGGTCAAACCATACGGAAGCAATAATAACGGAAAATTATACCAATGCAATGGATTTTATTAAAAAAGTCAACTCTTCCTGCGTTTTGATAAATGCATCTACAAGATTTAACGACGGCTTTGAACTTGGACTCGGGGCGGAAATAGGCATATCTACATCAAAAATACATGCGTACGGACCTATGGGAGCGAAAGAACTCACTACAACAAAATTTGTAGTTTTTGGAAATTATCAGACAAGAATATGAAAATAGGTATATTCGGCGGATCATTCAATCCGGTACATTACGGGCATTTAAGAACATGCGAAGAACTTATTGAAAAAGCTTCTCTCGATAAAGTAATATTTATACCGACGAATATTACTTCCAACAAACAGGAAACCGCAATAAATTCCGGCAGCAGATTTGAAATGGTAAAGATGGCTATAGCCTCCAATGCTAAATTTGAAGCATCAGACATTGAAATCAAAAGAGGCGGGGTTTCATTTTCTTACAATACCATAAAAGAATTAAAAGAAATATACAGCTGCGACGAACTTTTTTTTATTATAGGATTTGAAGCCTTTACTGAAATCAGAAATTGGAAAAAAAGCCCTCTGCTTTTTGAAATGACTAATTTTATAATTATTAACAGGGGTATGGATATAAAAACAAAATATGAAAATTTAGTCTCAATCTCAAAATATATTCCTGAACCGGTATGCAATAAGATGACCGTCGATATTAGCCGCGATAGACTAATAATATATCCCGAAAATATATCCGTATTTTTGTTCGAGGTTACCAGGTTAGATATATCTTCGACAAAAATAAGAAATAACTTTAAAAAAAAATTATCCAATCGTTTTTTGTTGCCAAACGATACAATTGAATATATAATAAACAATAATATATATATGTGATGTATTTAATTTACATTAAATAAACCATTTAAACTAAACTATAATAAAAAATACGTGAATTCAATAACAACAGCCAATATAGACGACAGTGCCGCAAACGGCAAAAAAGTACTGAGAAAAAAATTTAAAAGAACCAGTAAAGAAATAAGGGCAGTTATAAATTATCTATCCGACAAAAAGGCAAAAAATATTATCGTTCTCGATATCAGAAAAGTATCTCAGCTTGCAGATTTTATAATTATTGCGACGGGAATCTCCGACCGACAGGTCGCTGCTATAGCCGATAATGTTTTAACATCCGTAAAAAGAAAACCTATAGCGGTCGACGGGACTGACACTTCAAGATGGGTTGCGATGGATTACGGCGATATGATGATACATATTTTTGTCGAGCCTTACAGGTCTTTTTACAATCTTGAAAATTTATGGCCGGATGCTAAAGAACTTGCTATAGAAGACAAATAATGAAATAAGAACATAACATATAATAAAATTCATATGTATTTAATAGTCCTTTTTATATTAATTTTAATACTCGTTGCATTTTTTGAATATCTCTATGTTTTAAATCCGATAAAAATTCCGCTTCACTATCTCCCCGGAAATCATAATGTAGTGGATTATTATTTAATTTTTTACATTTTTGCCGCTTTTTTAATCGGCATTTTATTATTTCTTATTATAACCCTAATAAAAAATATTACCGTTTATCTAAGAAACTGGGTAAAAAACAAAAAACAGTTTATTATCACGGAAATCGACAATTCAATAGACAAAGCCGAAGATTTATATATTAAAGCCCAGTACGACAGGGCAATCGATATCTTAAAAAAATATCTTTCTAAATATGAAAACAGCGTTAAAGCATATATTCTGCTATTTAAAATATACAAACATAAAGGAGATTTTAAATCTGCCGAAAACTTTATTAACAAAGCGCTGGAAGTAGATGTGAACAATGTTAAGGCGCTTAATGAAGCGGGAAATTTGCATAAACTTAATAAAAATTATGAAAAAGCAGCATCTTTTTTTAATAAAGCCGTTGAAATTGCGCCGGACAATCTTTATGCCATACTTCAGCTTAAAGACCTGTATATAAAAAATTCAGAATGGAAAAATGCCTATAAAATGTCAAAACTTTTTTTAAGCCAATCCAAGGACAGAAATATAAATAAAAAAGAAGAAAAGGACATGATAGGACTAAAATATGAATACGGCAAGTATCTATTGGAAAATGAAAATGATTTAGAAAGATCGGCAAAAAGATTTAATCAGGTTATTTCTCAGGATAAATATTTTGCCGGCGCATATATATCGCTGGGAGATATTTTAATAAAAAAAGATAAAACAAATGACGCATTCAAATTATGGGAAAAGGCTTTCCTTAAAACAAACAGTTTTGCAGTAATTATAAAAATGGAAGACGCCGCAATTAAGGCAAACAGTCCTCAAAATATAATAAAATTTTATCAGGAACTTATATATAATAATCCTGAAAAATGGGAGTACAGGCTGTTCCTTGCAAAATTTTACGTGCGCATTGAGATGGTTGACGAAGCCATATCTAATCTTAAAACTATTCCTTCTTCCATATTTAAAGATAATTCATTATACCTGCTTCTCGGGGAATGCTATTTAAAAAGAGGGAAAACAAATGAAGCATCGTCTTCCTTCAGAAAAGCTTTAAAAAACCAGTACCCTGTAAAATTACCTTTCGTATGTTCTAAGTGTAATTACAGTTCGTTAAATTATACAAGCTTATGTCCTTCCTGTCTTTCATGGAATACAATGAACATCAGGTCAAATTCATTATACGAATCTTTTGCAAAGGAAGAACCGCAGAATATTTTTAATTTGACATAGCGTATATCAAAAAATTGAGAGGTTAAAAGTGAAAAAATATAAGAGCGCGGCATTAATAATTTTAGACGGATTTGGTCTGTCGGATAAAATTAAGGGCAATGCAGTAAAAAATGCAAAAGCAGATTTTATTAACGGCATCTTTAAAGAATATCCCTTTACTTCTTTGAAAGCACATGGAAAGGACGTCGGTCTCCCGAACGGCACTATGGGCAACTCGGAAGTCGGACACTCTAACATCGGCGCAGGACGGATATTAATGCAGGACTTAACTAAAATTAACGATGCCATAGAAAATGATACGCTAAAAAACAATCCTGTTTTATTGAATTTTGTTAATTCGATAAAACAGGGCAACGGAAGAGTTCATTTAATGGGCTTGGTTTCAGAAAGCGGAGTTCATGCAGAATTAAGTCATTTAATATATCTGATAAATTTTTTCTATGAAAATAATGCGAAAGAAATTTATATCCACTGTTTTTTAGACGGCAGAGATTCGCCGCCAAAAAGTTCCGGTACTTTTTTAAAAAAACTTACGGACGCCATCGGAAACAGGAAAGATAAAATATCCATCGCAACTGCAATAGGCCGTTTTTACGCAATGGACAGGGATACTAGATGGGATAGGGTCCAACTCGCTTTTAATATGCTCACAAAAGCGGAAGGAAAAATATACGACGATGTTTTTGAAGCAATAAATGATAACTACTCTCACGACATTACAGATGAATTTATAACACCGTCTATAATAAAACAAAATAACGGCAATAGAGACGGCAGAATTCATCCTGAAGACGGAGTACTTTTTATAAACTATAGAGCGGACAGAGCAAAAGAAATAACGAAAGCTCTTTCTTTAGAAACATTTAATTTTTTTGACAGAAATTCATTTAAGCCGGTTAAAAATTTTATAAC
This genomic stretch from Candidatus Acididesulfobacter guangdongensis harbors:
- the nadD gene encoding nicotinate (nicotinamide) nucleotide adenylyltransferase; its protein translation is MKIGIFGGSFNPVHYGHLRTCEELIEKASLDKVIFIPTNITSNKQETAINSGSRFEMVKMAIASNAKFEASDIEIKRGGVSFSYNTIKELKEIYSCDELFFIIGFEAFTEIRNWKKSPLLFEMTNFIIINRGMDIKTKYENLVSISKYIPEPVCNKMTVDISRDRLIIYPENISVFLFEVTRLDISSTKIRNNFKKKLSNRFLLPNDTIEYIINNNIYM
- the proB gene encoding glutamate 5-kinase, which codes for MTEIINQNNDFFNLKKRIVVKIGTQVLIDDDGKLSSASFRKITEFVDALRFKKKEVILVSSGAIAAGRNVLNIETSAKFLTIPQKQALASCGQSLLMKTYSSHFKKYNIKTAQILLTKDDISSRKRFTNARNTIYELLKNNVVPIINENDTISTEEIKFSDNDYLSALTANLACADLLIILSNVNGVYDKNPYLNNSANQIKIIDNIKNFIDDFKDNSKSIHGTGGMKSKLESAYIASEAGIDTIIASGKDKKVLKSLSDGKITGTFILSSCEEISKKKHWLIFGMEKNGLLVCDQGAIEAITINNKSLLASGIIDVKGNFKKHNGIYIANEQNKIVAAGISNFDAEEIKKIKGLKSSEIQVMLNSMHANGIGIAVHKNNMVLL
- a CDS encoding 2,3-bisphosphoglycerate-independent phosphoglycerate mutase → MKKYKSAALIILDGFGLSDKIKGNAVKNAKADFINGIFKEYPFTSLKAHGKDVGLPNGTMGNSEVGHSNIGAGRILMQDLTKINDAIENDTLKNNPVLLNFVNSIKQGNGRVHLMGLVSESGVHAELSHLIYLINFFYENNAKEIYIHCFLDGRDSPPKSSGTFLKKLTDAIGNRKDKISIATAIGRFYAMDRDTRWDRVQLAFNMLTKAEGKIYDDVFEAINDNYSHDITDEFITPSIIKQNNGNRDGRIHPEDGVLFINYRADRAKEITKALSLETFNFFDRNSFKPVKNFITMAKYDDSFKNKYIVEPQNYKNILGEVISDSGLKQFRIAETEKYAHVTYFFNCGREEPFKNEDRLLIPSPREYRTYDLIPEMSAFKIKDALIEKLKLNEYSLSVCNFANCDMVGHTGNYDAAVKAVETVNSALSEIIPVILKNDGVCIVTADHGNAETMIDDNGAPMTNHTLNPVPLCIVSNYKNEIPPLKPGRLSDIAPTILSLLDINIPAEMTGRVLWE
- a CDS encoding tetratricopeptide repeat protein, which produces MYLIVLFILILILVAFFEYLYVLNPIKIPLHYLPGNHNVVDYYLIFYIFAAFLIGILLFLIITLIKNITVYLRNWVKNKKQFIITEIDNSIDKAEDLYIKAQYDRAIDILKKYLSKYENSVKAYILLFKIYKHKGDFKSAENFINKALEVDVNNVKALNEAGNLHKLNKNYEKAASFFNKAVEIAPDNLYAILQLKDLYIKNSEWKNAYKMSKLFLSQSKDRNINKKEEKDMIGLKYEYGKYLLENENDLERSAKRFNQVISQDKYFAGAYISLGDILIKKDKTNDAFKLWEKAFLKTNSFAVIIKMEDAAIKANSPQNIIKFYQELIYNNPEKWEYRLFLAKFYVRIEMVDEAISNLKTIPSSIFKDNSLYLLLGECYLKRGKTNEASSSFRKALKNQYPVKLPFVCSKCNYSSLNYTSLCPSCLSWNTMNIRSNSLYESFAKEEPQNIFNLT
- the rsfS gene encoding ribosome silencing factor, with product MNSITTANIDDSAANGKKVLRKKFKRTSKEIRAVINYLSDKKAKNIIVLDIRKVSQLADFIIIATGISDRQVAAIADNVLTSVKRKPIAVDGTDTSRWVAMDYGDMMIHIFVEPYRSFYNLENLWPDAKELAIEDK
- a CDS encoding glutamate-5-semialdehyde dehydrogenase, whose translation is MKEQNLSIEIIAKQTYEASSFIANASSLTKLSLLNDIGKLLLENKEFLISENSKDILHAKQNSLKESLVDRLTISEKTINSMMASIEDVKKIKDPIGEIENISIRPNGLMVGKMRIPLGVIGIIYESRPNVTLDASILCLLSGNAAVLRGGSEAINSNLALIYIIKEALKKNGLSENIISMVPYTDRSAVLELISQKKYIDLVIPRGGEGLISFVTENSKIPVVKHDKGVCHIYIDEACNIQKAVEIVINAKVQRPSVCNALETLLVHEKIADKFMPILLKELSGRNVETRLDNELLHIFKNQFNFIAAASANDWSEEYLDLILSIKSVKNIDSAIEHIKKYGSNHTEAIITENYTNAMDFIKKVNSSCVLINASTRFNDGFELGLGAEIGISTSKIHAYGPMGAKELTTTKFVVFGNYQTRI